A genomic region of Candidatus Ryanbacteria bacterium CG10_big_fil_rev_8_21_14_0_10_43_42 contains the following coding sequences:
- a CDS encoding NarL family transcriptional regulator, with protein sequence MKVPYAKSVHGKPEIDAVVCVLKGNTALGAYTHAFEDKIAKLFGKKYGIMVNSGSSANLLAVEFMDLPKGSEVITPLLTFATVVAPLVQKGLIPVFVDVEPGTYLINIDQVERAITKKTRALFIPSLLGNVPDLHRLRRIANKHNLILVEDSCDTLGATLGKKPTGIHSHITTTSFYGSHIINGAGGGGMVMVNDRVWRDRAIVFRGWGRSSSLFGEKKESEDIRKRFNVSLGNITYDTKFIFGEMGYNFLPLEVSAAFALEQLKRLKDFSRLRNDHYARLRKFFTGYEHCFTLPETTPDVRTNWLAFPLTIKKGTPFTRRDITTHLEKNGIQTRPIFTGNILMHPGFKNIPHKKAEKAYPVTEHIMKNAFLVGCHQGLTDKELAYMEKTFQAFLRRYE encoded by the coding sequence ATGAAAGTCCCCTATGCAAAATCGGTACATGGCAAACCAGAAATAGACGCGGTAGTATGTGTATTAAAAGGCAACACTGCTCTTGGCGCGTATACGCATGCATTTGAAGACAAGATCGCAAAACTTTTCGGGAAAAAGTACGGCATTATGGTAAATTCCGGCTCATCCGCGAATTTATTGGCGGTAGAGTTTATGGATTTACCGAAAGGTTCCGAGGTAATAACGCCGCTTCTCACGTTTGCTACCGTGGTAGCACCCCTCGTACAAAAGGGGCTCATTCCCGTATTCGTAGATGTGGAGCCGGGCACCTATCTTATTAATATCGACCAGGTAGAGCGCGCTATTACTAAAAAGACGCGCGCGTTGTTCATCCCGTCTCTTCTTGGCAATGTGCCGGATCTCCATCGTCTTCGCCGCATTGCGAATAAACATAATTTGATATTAGTGGAAGATTCATGTGATACGCTTGGCGCCACGCTCGGAAAAAAACCTACCGGCATTCATTCGCATATCACCACCACGAGTTTTTACGGATCACATATTATTAACGGTGCGGGCGGAGGCGGAATGGTTATGGTAAACGATCGTGTGTGGCGGGATCGGGCAATTGTTTTTCGCGGGTGGGGACGCAGTTCGTCTCTTTTTGGAGAAAAAAAGGAATCAGAAGATATAAGAAAACGGTTTAATGTATCGTTGGGAAATATAACATATGACACTAAGTTTATATTTGGTGAAATGGGCTATAATTTCCTTCCTTTAGAAGTAAGTGCCGCTTTTGCGCTTGAACAATTAAAACGTTTGAAAGATTTCTCCCGCTTACGTAATGATCACTATGCGCGCCTCCGAAAATTCTTTACCGGATACGAGCACTGTTTTACTTTGCCGGAAACGACTCCGGATGTGCGTACAAATTGGTTGGCGTTCCCCCTTACCATAAAAAAAGGCACCCCGTTCACTCGGCGTGATATTACAACTCACCTAGAGAAAAACGGCATACAGACACGCCCAATATTTACCGGTAATATTTTGATGCATCCGGGGTTTAAGAACATACCCCACAAAAAAGCTGAAAAGGCATATCCCGTTACGGAGCATATTATGAAGAATGCATTTTTAGTGGGATGTCATCAGGGACTTACCGATAAGGAGCTTGCATATATGGAAAAAACATTTCAAGCGTTTTTAAGGAGATATGAGTGA
- a CDS encoding glycosyltransferase: MSEKIDKKISVVIPCYNEESNLPELYTRVTEVLASLAVQYEIIFTDNKSTDTTRKLLRDLAERDKHVKVLFFARNFGNSQYGYSAGSAYATGDVVIWMEADLQDPPEVIREFIKKWQEGFQIVYGVRSQTEGSFFSQLLRHAFYKVFKKLSYLDIPVDAGDFSLLDRKVIDIFNTMPERSRLVRGMRAWIGFQCAGVAYKRKKRAGGMTSNPNFIKNLWWAKKLIFSFSETPLTFITNITLWLVIMIPFFIIFMVLLVYIEIISWIMAFAFIVIMVILTLQTIALSFLGESMNIMFEEVKQRPLYVIEEKINF, translated from the coding sequence ATGAGTGAAAAAATCGATAAGAAAATTTCGGTAGTGATTCCTTGTTATAATGAAGAATCAAATCTTCCTGAACTTTATACGCGGGTGACGGAAGTTCTTGCTTCTCTTGCTGTACAGTATGAGATCATTTTTACCGATAATAAAAGCACTGATACTACGCGAAAGCTTTTGCGTGATTTAGCGGAGAGAGATAAGCATGTAAAGGTGCTTTTTTTTGCGCGTAATTTTGGAAACTCCCAATATGGATATTCCGCCGGTAGCGCATATGCAACGGGAGACGTTGTTATTTGGATGGAGGCTGATCTTCAGGACCCACCGGAAGTAATCAGAGAATTTATAAAGAAATGGCAAGAAGGGTTTCAGATTGTCTATGGCGTGCGGTCACAAACAGAAGGTTCATTTTTTTCACAATTATTACGACATGCATTTTATAAAGTTTTTAAAAAATTGTCATATCTTGATATTCCCGTAGACGCAGGGGATTTTTCGCTACTGGACCGCAAGGTTATAGATATATTTAATACCATGCCGGAGCGCTCGCGACTTGTGCGCGGTATGCGTGCATGGATTGGGTTTCAGTGTGCGGGTGTTGCATATAAGCGTAAAAAACGTGCGGGGGGAATGACGTCAAATCCGAATTTTATAAAAAACCTTTGGTGGGCAAAAAAATTGATATTTTCTTTTTCCGAAACGCCGCTCACTTTTATAACAAACATTACTCTCTGGCTTGTTATAATGATACCTTTTTTCATTATCTTTATGGTTTTGCTAGTATATATTGAAATTATTTCTTGGATTATGGCATTTGCGTTCATTGTAATTATGGTTATTTTGACACTACAAACTATCGCATTATCATTTTTAGGTGAATCAATGAATATTATGTTTGAAGAAGTAAAACAACGACCACTATATGTTATTGAAGAGAAAATAAACTTTTGA
- a CDS encoding acetaldehyde dehydrogenase (acetylating), whose amino-acid sequence MSSKRVKCGIIGTGNIGMDLLFKVQRSEFLECSIFVGRNMESKGIRKAEEMGIRTSTDSIRAILNEPDICEVVFDATSARDHMVHAPLLSKLSMFVIDLTPSRFGKMCIPVMDLENGLSSQNINMVTCGGQAIAPIAKVLMEIHPEIKYIEVVATISSKSAGLGTRANIDEYTQTTKDAIEYYSGVPRAKAIIILNPAEPPIRMHNTIYVEIDNPKLEEIKHRVTEVASRIKKYVSGYVIALEPTYENGRLTIMIEVEGRGDYLPPYSGNLDIITSAAVQVAEEHARKKYACI is encoded by the coding sequence ATGAGCTCGAAAAGAGTAAAATGTGGTATCATTGGAACAGGTAATATCGGTATGGATCTGTTGTTTAAGGTGCAACGATCAGAGTTTTTGGAGTGTAGTATTTTTGTAGGGCGCAATATGGAATCGAAAGGAATTCGAAAAGCGGAAGAAATGGGTATTAGAACTTCCACTGATTCTATTCGGGCAATTCTTAATGAGCCGGATATTTGCGAAGTAGTTTTCGATGCAACTTCAGCAAGAGATCATATGGTGCATGCGCCACTCCTTTCAAAACTGAGTATGTTTGTCATCGATCTAACACCATCGCGATTTGGTAAAATGTGTATTCCTGTTATGGATCTCGAAAACGGTTTGAGTTCCCAAAATATTAATATGGTAACATGTGGCGGTCAGGCCATAGCACCTATAGCAAAGGTGTTAATGGAAATACATCCGGAAATAAAGTATATAGAAGTTGTTGCAACAATTTCTTCAAAATCGGCTGGTCTTGGTACTCGAGCAAATATAGATGAATATACACAGACAACTAAAGATGCGATTGAGTATTATTCAGGGGTACCTCGCGCAAAAGCTATAATTATTTTAAATCCCGCAGAGCCACCGATTCGAATGCATAACACGATATATGTCGAAATTGATAATCCAAAACTGGAAGAAATTAAACATAGAGTTACGGAGGTTGCTTCTCGTATAAAAAAATATGTATCAGGATATGTTATTGCTTTGGAGCCGACTTATGAGAATGGACGTCTTACTATAATGATAGAAGTTGAAGGTCGGGGAGATTATTTGCCACCATATTCCGGAAATTTAGATATTATAACTTCTGCAGCGGTTCAGGTTGCTGAGGAACACGCGAGAAAGAAATATGCATGTATATGA
- the dmpG gene encoding 4-hydroxy-2-oxovalerate aldolase, with translation MKNPRFFDSTLRDGSHAVRHQISVATIKDYCEIIDGSGIYVVIVGHGNGLGASTLQVGRSLHSDSEIISTARDALHSTKLGVFMIPGFGTIKDDLAPALDAGVDLVCIGVHCTEADVTQQYVEYVNSRGKEAIGVLMMYHRASKERLLEEAQKMQQYGAHGVLLMDSAGSSTADLVRQTIEYLVRNLQIPVGFHGHNNLGMAVANSYYALKSGAAFIDGTTLGFGAGAGNCQLDALIALLQKNKIDVGVSLYKLLDAGEKTIKPIMVKPQGIDATSIVSGLAGVFSGFAPHVNRIAMEFGVDPRDIFVELGKRNVVAGQEDIIVDVAVELSNKK, from the coding sequence ATGAAAAATCCACGCTTTTTTGACTCAACGTTACGGGACGGGTCGCATGCGGTGCGGCATCAAATTAGCGTTGCGACAATTAAAGATTACTGTGAAATAATTGATGGATCAGGTATATATGTGGTTATTGTAGGGCATGGTAACGGTCTGGGTGCCTCTACTTTGCAGGTTGGTCGATCTCTTCACTCTGATTCAGAGATAATTTCGACAGCTCGTGATGCTCTTCATAGCACAAAACTCGGTGTGTTTATGATTCCTGGATTTGGGACAATAAAGGATGATCTGGCTCCTGCGCTGGATGCCGGAGTCGATTTGGTCTGTATTGGCGTTCATTGCACTGAAGCCGATGTGACTCAGCAATATGTTGAATATGTGAATAGTAGAGGAAAGGAAGCCATTGGCGTACTTATGATGTATCATAGAGCGTCAAAAGAGCGGTTGCTGGAAGAAGCACAAAAGATGCAGCAATATGGTGCGCATGGCGTGCTACTGATGGATTCTGCTGGTTCGTCTACTGCCGATTTGGTAAGGCAAACAATCGAATATCTTGTTCGTAATCTACAAATTCCCGTGGGATTCCATGGGCATAATAATCTGGGTATGGCGGTGGCAAATTCGTACTATGCCTTAAAGTCGGGTGCGGCGTTTATTGATGGTACTACGCTGGGGTTTGGGGCTGGTGCGGGGAATTGTCAGCTTGATGCCTTAATTGCATTATTACAAAAGAATAAGATAGATGTCGGTGTTTCATTATATAAACTATTGGATGCGGGAGAAAAAACAATAAAACCTATTATGGTAAAACCGCAAGGAATTGATGCTACGAGTATTGTGAGCGGATTGGCGGGTGTGTTTTCCGGTTTTGCACCGCATGTTAATCGAATAGCAATGGAATTTGGTGTAGACCCAAGAGATATATTTGTGGAACTTGGTAAAAGAAATGTTGTTGCTGGTCAGGAAGATATTATTGTTGACGTTGCAGTGGAGTTATCTAATAAAAAATGA
- a CDS encoding acetolactate synthase encodes MKVADYIIDFFEKKGVTNAFVVVGGQAMFLDDAVYRSKKIKPIFTHHEQAAGMAADACSRLKNKPAIALVTAGPGAINVVNGVIGGWVDSSPMIILSGQTNLSFIKYQEESGIRQFGVQGINVRPLVERSVKFFVTVDDPKKILYYLQKAYYLATSGRPGPVWLDVPLNIQGAPVPDGPLLEFTEQVDDDIPQDINEKLKDAMHLLQYAKRPLILVGQGVRLGNAIEELNMFIDRVRLPVLTARLAIDVIQSNHPLYVGRPGTYGERAANFAIQNADVILSVGCRLGTSLIGHDAKDFGRNAKKIVIDIDQKELDKPGVDIAVKIRTTAKDFFQKALAECEGLKLPDWKEWISICKEWRKTYPVVLSSYKDEKPVNSYYFIDRLSAVAEKDDWVLVDTGSCFHVASQAWSVKDGQRFLTTGGISTMGYWVAGIGACMARDKKRVIVITGDGSLQMNLQEFATVKQNELPLKVFIFNNNGYLLMRIMQTNFMDKRFMGESPKTGLWCPDSLKIAEAYGIRGIRIDSTKGIDEKIKEILDYPGPVICDVMTPDWQILAPRTMSDKTPEGKLVARPYEDMYPFLDRDELKRQMIAELPDA; translated from the coding sequence ATGAAAGTTGCTGATTACATAATTGATTTTTTTGAGAAAAAAGGCGTTACAAATGCGTTTGTGGTTGTTGGTGGTCAGGCAATGTTTCTTGATGATGCGGTGTATAGGAGTAAGAAAATTAAGCCGATTTTCACTCATCACGAACAGGCAGCTGGCATGGCTGCTGATGCATGTAGTCGGTTAAAAAACAAGCCCGCCATTGCTTTAGTTACAGCTGGTCCCGGAGCTATAAATGTAGTAAATGGTGTGATTGGTGGATGGGTTGATTCTTCACCCATGATTATTTTATCAGGACAAACAAATTTATCTTTTATCAAATATCAAGAGGAGTCTGGTATTCGGCAGTTTGGTGTGCAGGGTATCAATGTAAGGCCGTTAGTCGAACGATCAGTTAAATTTTTTGTTACCGTCGATGATCCGAAGAAAATTTTATATTATTTACAAAAGGCATATTATCTTGCCACAAGCGGCAGACCCGGACCTGTATGGTTAGATGTACCATTAAATATTCAGGGAGCGCCTGTACCCGATGGTCCTTTATTAGAATTTACGGAACAAGTAGATGACGATATCCCGCAGGATATAAACGAAAAACTGAAAGATGCAATGCATTTATTACAGTATGCTAAACGGCCACTTATTTTAGTTGGGCAGGGCGTACGACTTGGTAATGCTATAGAAGAACTTAATATGTTTATAGACCGTGTTCGTTTGCCGGTCCTTACGGCCCGTTTAGCAATAGATGTAATACAAAGCAATCATCCGTTATATGTGGGTAGACCTGGTACTTATGGAGAGCGGGCGGCAAATTTTGCCATTCAGAATGCTGATGTAATTTTATCGGTGGGATGTCGGCTCGGCACATCGTTAATTGGTCATGATGCAAAGGATTTTGGGAGAAATGCAAAAAAGATTGTCATAGATATAGATCAAAAAGAGTTAGATAAACCGGGAGTTGATATTGCCGTAAAAATACGCACTACAGCTAAAGATTTTTTTCAGAAAGCGCTTGCGGAGTGTGAGGGTTTAAAATTGCCTGATTGGAAAGAATGGATTTCCATATGTAAAGAATGGAGAAAAACATATCCTGTTGTACTGTCTTCATATAAAGATGAAAAACCCGTTAATTCTTACTATTTTATAGATAGATTATCTGCCGTTGCTGAAAAGGATGATTGGGTTTTGGTTGATACGGGATCTTGTTTTCATGTGGCATCTCAAGCATGGAGCGTAAAAGATGGTCAGCGATTTTTAACGACGGGGGGAATTTCCACTATGGGGTATTGGGTTGCAGGAATTGGTGCTTGCATGGCTCGTGATAAAAAACGGGTAATCGTAATAACAGGAGATGGAAGTTTGCAAATGAATCTTCAAGAATTTGCGACAGTCAAGCAGAATGAATTACCGTTAAAGGTGTTTATATTTAATAATAACGGCTATTTACTAATGCGGATTATGCAGACCAATTTTATGGACAAGCGATTTATGGGTGAAAGCCCGAAAACTGGTTTATGGTGCCCTGATTCATTGAAAATTGCCGAAGCATACGGTATACGGGGAATAAGAATAGATTCGACTAAGGGGATTGATGAAAAAATTAAAGAGATTCTTGATTATCCAGGTCCGGTCATTTGTGATGTGATGACACCTGATTGGCAGATTTTAGCGCCCCGCACGATGTCTGATAAGACGCCTGAAGGAAAGTTGGTGGCGCGGCCATATGAAGATATGTATCCGTTTTTAGATCGTGATGAACTGAAACGGCAGATGATTGCGGAGTTACCGGATGCATAG
- a CDS encoding epimerase: protein MNMKILLLGGSGFIGRNIIELLGEKYDITAPTHRELDLLNADAVQSFLNKKRYDRVIYAVNVGGKRNQKALTGVYDANYRMFLNVAEQGERFGRMIFLGSGAEYGKQRDIVMIKEEDFGTIQPLDDYGRSKYSISEYINEHENIINLRCFAVFGKYEDYKVRFISNAICRALFGLPITMHRNVKFDYLYILDLVKIIEYFIVNQPMLIFYNVGFGKPIELTELAQIVKQATLNDARIEIEQLGYSNEYTCDTSQLKAEIGDMALTSYEQAISEMIEYYKNILPIMQYKDLEE, encoded by the coding sequence ATGAATATGAAGATATTACTTTTGGGTGGTTCCGGATTTATCGGAAGGAACATTATCGAATTATTGGGTGAGAAATACGATATCACAGCGCCAACACATCGGGAGTTGGATCTTTTAAATGCGGATGCTGTACAATCATTTTTGAATAAAAAAAGATACGATAGAGTAATTTATGCGGTGAACGTGGGAGGGAAGCGTAACCAAAAGGCACTTACCGGCGTGTATGATGCAAATTACCGTATGTTTTTGAATGTCGCAGAACAGGGTGAGCGGTTCGGACGCATGATTTTTTTAGGTTCTGGGGCGGAATATGGAAAACAGCGTGATATTGTTATGATAAAAGAGGAAGATTTTGGTACCATTCAGCCTCTTGATGATTATGGTAGATCAAAATATTCTATTTCGGAATATATTAATGAACATGAAAATATAATCAATTTGCGGTGTTTCGCAGTTTTTGGAAAGTACGAGGATTATAAGGTTCGCTTTATTTCGAATGCGATTTGCCGCGCTTTGTTTGGATTACCGATTACTATGCATAGGAATGTGAAATTTGACTATCTGTATATTCTTGACTTGGTAAAAATCATAGAATATTTTATTGTCAATCAACCCATGTTAATATTTTATAATGTGGGTTTTGGAAAACCTATTGAGCTTACGGAACTTGCCCAAATAGTAAAACAAGCAACATTGAACGACGCGCGAATTGAGATAGAGCAGCTAGGGTATAGTAATGAGTATACGTGTGATACAAGTCAACTGAAAGCGGAAATAGGAGATATGGCGCTCACTTCGTATGAACAAGCGATTAGTGAAATGATCGAATACTATAAGAACATTCTTCCTATTATGCAATATAAAGACTTGGAAGAATAA
- a CDS encoding succinate--CoA ligase subunit alpha — protein MAILVTEKTKVLIQGITGKEGLKALEGMRNYGTDVLAGVTPGKGGGYISNVPVYNTVREAMQDHPSINATLLVMPALAVKAAAYEAIQEKIPLLNILTEHVSVRDTALIIAQARKDGVNVIGPSSVGIISPGIGKMGSIGGENPGRMFRPGPVGIISKSGGMTSEIAITLNRSGLGQSTVLGIGGDQLIGFDFIDAMKLFEKDEKTHAIVIFGEVGGTYEEQLAEFIQKERFKKPIIAIIAGRFTSAFPSGTVFGHAGTIVMRNRGGYESKVSALQKAGVMVVNTLEEIPLLLKKKFYERMG, from the coding sequence ATGGCTATTCTAGTTACAGAAAAAACGAAAGTGCTTATCCAGGGGATTACGGGGAAAGAAGGATTAAAGGCGCTGGAAGGTATGCGTAATTACGGTACGGATGTTCTTGCCGGCGTTACTCCCGGAAAAGGGGGTGGGTATATTAGTAATGTGCCCGTGTATAATACGGTGCGCGAGGCGATGCAAGATCACCCGTCTATTAACGCAACATTATTGGTAATGCCAGCTCTGGCAGTGAAAGCCGCCGCATACGAAGCAATTCAGGAAAAAATACCGCTACTGAATATATTAACGGAACATGTTTCCGTCCGTGATACTGCGCTAATTATAGCGCAAGCCAGAAAAGATGGTGTGAACGTAATTGGTCCGTCTTCAGTTGGCATCATATCTCCGGGTATTGGTAAAATGGGAAGTATTGGCGGAGAAAATCCTGGGCGTATGTTCCGGCCGGGACCTGTTGGTATAATTTCAAAAAGCGGCGGTATGACTTCTGAAATTGCCATTACCTTAAATAGGTCTGGACTTGGCCAGAGCACAGTGCTTGGCATTGGCGGAGATCAATTAATTGGATTTGACTTTATAGATGCGATGAAATTGTTCGAGAAGGATGAGAAAACGCATGCAATAGTAATTTTTGGAGAAGTTGGCGGTACGTATGAGGAGCAGCTTGCAGAATTTATACAAAAAGAAAGATTTAAAAAACCCATTATAGCTATTATAGCGGGAAGATTTACTTCCGCATTTCCTTCTGGTACCGTATTTGGTCACGCGGGGACTATTGTTATGCGTAATCGTGGAGGATATGAATCAAAAGTGAGCGCCCTTCAAAAAGCAGGTGTTATGGTAGTAAATACCTTGGAGGAAATACCGTTATTGCTCAAAAAAAAGTTCTATGAGAGGATGGGATAA